CAGAATTTACTCAGTTTTTCAATAAGGAAGTTATGGGGGCAGATGCTGTAAAGATAATAAACGAAATAGATGATATTTGGCAACAAAAACCTAAACAGAAAATAGTTGTAGGTAAAGAACGAATTAACTATGATTCAGAATTAGCTAATTATAAAATTAAAGGTATTTCGCCAACATTAGTAGATAATTTCAAATTAATCTTTTCTGATTGTAATATATTAGTTGAAGGGGATGGCTCTGCTGGCAAGCCCATTAAGGTTCCAGCATCTTATGAGCCGGTAGTTCCTGCTAAGACTGATATATTAATTCCAGTCTTAGGAATGAGTGGATTAGGAACTGAAATTAATGATCAGCATTGTCACCGCTTAAAACAGCTTAGGGGATTAACTGACAAAAATATAATAGATCAGGAATTAATAGTTAAAATATTGACTTCAGTTGATTCATATGGTTATTATCAGAAAAAGATTAAGAATTATATTCCTATTTTAAATCAAGTTTCGGAGAGTAATTTATCTAGAGTAAAAAAGATTGCCTTTGATTTAGTAGAAAAGGGCATACCAAAGGTGATTATTACTAATACTTTAAGGCCTAATCCGGTATTAAAAGTAGTTCAAAGATAAGATGCAAGGAGGGGATTAAAAGTGGAACAGATTGAATTTTATAAGAAAATAGAAGAAACATATAAGCAGAAAGAAAAAGCTTTAGTAGGTACAATTACTGCTATTGAAGGAAATAATAATTTTGAATTTGATCCTATGGGTACTAAAATTCTTCTACGTCAGGAGGATAGATTAACTTATCCAGCTAACAGATTAAAGCTGTGGCAAATGATTATGGATAATATAGTCAATGTTGATCAATTAATGGATTCTAAATTTCCAATATTGAAAAAAGTAAAAATTGATTCAGGAATTGAAGTGGAGGTTTATTTTGAACCAGTTTTGGAAGAGCCTCGGCTATTGATCTTTGGAGCAGGTCATGTAGCTAAACCTTTAGCTAAGGTAGGGAAGATGGTAGATTTTACGGTTACAGTAATGGATGATAGACAAGATATGGTTAGTAGACAGCGTTATCCTCAGGCTGATGAATTGGTTTGTGCTGATTTTGATGATTATTTACGGAATCTGCAGATAAAAGAGAATGATTACTTAGTTATTGTGACAAGAGGGCATAAACATGATTATGAGGTATTGAAGGAAGTTATTGATAGTCAAGCAAAATATATAGGAATGATTGGCAGTAGTCGTAAAGTAAAGATGTTATTTCGACAGTTACGGGATGAAGGGGTTGGCCAAGAATTAATAGATCAGGTTTATGCTCCAATTGGAGTAAATATAGCTAGTGAAACTCCAGCAGAAATAGCAATGTCAATTATTGCAGAAATAATTTCTATAAGGAGGGAGGAGTAATGAAGAAAGAAATAATAGATAAGATTATAAATTATGAAGGAGAAGGTGATTATATAGCACTTGCTACTGTTGTTTCGGCTACAGGTTCTTCACCAAGAGATATCGGAACACAGATGCTAGTTTATCCTAATGGCAGTATTGAAGGGACAGTGGGAGGCGGAATATCTGAAGCTGAAACTATTGAACAGGCTGAAGAATTAATGCAGACAGGCAAGAATAAGAAATGTTCTTTTGATATGAGTAATGAAGAAGTAGCTAAAGTTGGTGGAGTCTGTGGTGGTCAAGTTGAAATTTTTATTGAAACTATTAAAGTAGATGATTAGAAAATTTTTAGTAATATAAAGGAGGTATTTGATGATAAAAAAGATCACTTGGGGATTAATTTTAGTCTCCATTTTGATTTTGTTAATGCCTATTGGTGTCCAGGCCCAAAAATCTTTATTTGTATATTGTGGAGCCGGTTTTAAAAAACCTATGCAAGAGATAGGAGAGTTATTTGAACAGGAGTATGGTATCAGAATTAATTATCAATTTAATGGTTCAGGAACATTATCTAATCAAATTAAGACTGTTAAAAGTGGAGATTTGTATATGCCCGGAGATATTTGGTACATCAATAAATTAAAAAATATAAAAGGAGCCAAAGAAAAGCAAGGTAATTATATTTATACTCAGGCACCAGTTGGTTACCATACGCCGGTAGTTATAACTCCTGATAATAATCCGGGTAATATTAAAGAGTTTAATGATTTAGATGAATCAGAAGTTGAAGCAGTTTTAGGAAGTAAAAGTGCAGCTATTGGTCGAGTAGCAAATAAGATTTTAGCTAAATCTGGTTTTACCCTAAACACAATTGCTAAAATGGGAACAGTTAATCAGGTAGCTATGACTGTTGCTATGGGCCAAGGTGATGTAGGAATAGTTTGGAGAGCTAATTATAAAGAATTTGAAGATAAATTAAAGCTAGTTAAGATTCCTAAAGAAGTTAATGTTGTTAAAGATTTAGCTATAGCAGTACTTGAATTTTCATCAAAGAAAGAAAAAGCAGTTAAGTTTATGAATTTTGTTTCTTCAGAGAAAGGAAGAAACATTTTTGCTAAATATGGATATAGAACAAATAAGAATTAAATCAGATAATAGATTAATGGGGGTGGCCAGATGGAGTTTAATTATTTCAAAGTAGTAATGTTTACTATATTTGTGATTTTTATTGCTTTTTTAAGTACTGTATTATTTACCCCATTGATGTATGTTAAAGTAACAACGCTATTATCAGTTTTGTTTAATAATCAGGAAGTCTATTATGCTTTATCTTTAAGTTTAATTTCATCATTGATTTCTATTTCATTGGCTGCTATAATTTCTTTACCTGTGGGTTATGTATTAGCTAGATATGATTTCATTGGGAAGAAGCTATTTGATATTCTGTTAGATTTACCGATTATTTTACCTCCTTTAGTAATGGGACTGAGCTTATTAATCTTGTTAGGGCCGGTATTAGGAGATCAATTAGCAAAATTAGGAATTAGATTTGTTTTTACTCCTTTAGGAGTGGTAATGGCTCAGTTTATGGTAGCAACTCCTTTTACTATTCGAAGCTTCAAGACGGCTTTTATTGAGATTGATCCTAATCTAGAGCGGGCAGCAATGACTTTAGGGGATTCCTATTTTCAAGTTTTTAGAAGAATTACTCTTCCTTTGGCCAGAAATGGTATTATATCAGGAATTACTTTAGCTTGGGCTAGGGCAATGGGAGAATTTGGAGCTACAGTAATGTTAGCTGGAGCCACTCGTTTGAAGACTGAAACATTGCCTATTGCTATTTTCCTAAATATTTCGACTGGCGATATGGATGTAGCTATTTCTATTTCTATAATTATGATTATTTTTTCTGTTATTGTTTTGGGAATATTAAAAGCCTTTGGGAAAGAAGCTTATGAGTATAGGAGGTAAAAAATATGGTTTTGGAAGTGACTTTAGAAAAAAAGATGGAAGATTTTAATATTTCTCAAGAGTTTACTGTAGAGAATGAAATTTTAATATTATTTGGTCCTTCTGGAGCAGGTAAAACTACTATTTTAGATTGTATTGCTGGCTTACAAAGTCCTGATCAGGGTCTAATAAAATTAGATGGAGGATGTCTATTTTCAACTAAAAGAAAGATTGATTTACCTCCGTTTAAACGAGAAATAAGTTATATTTTTCAAGAGTGTGCTCTGTTTCCTCATCTAAATGTTAAAGAGAATGTAAGTTATAGTTTGGATGGGTGTAAAGGGGGGAAGGGATATAGATTCAGTATCAAAGAGGTTTTGGATATGTGTCAAATTACTCATCTTCAACAGCGGTTACCTTCTCAATTGTCCGGTGGAGAAAAGCAGAGGGTGGCTTTAGCTAGGGCTTTAATGAAGGAACCAGCTTTATTACTATTAGATGAACCATTGTCAGCTTTAGATTATAAATTAAGAAAGCATCTTCAATGTGAAATCAAAGATCTTCATAGAAAATGGCAGATTCCTTTTATTTATGTCACTCATAATAGAGATGAAGCTGAATTTTTGGGAGACAGAATTTTAAAAATTAAGCAGGGTAGTTTAAAAAAGTTAACTGTTGTATAAATGGGGGCGAAAAAGGATGGAGGTTATTACTAAAGCTAAGCAGAAATTTAAAGATATACTCAATAATAATAATTTGTTCAACAAAGACATAACAATTAGAGCTAGAGGGTTATCTTCTAAAGAAGCTATAGGTAATCCTGAGCGGAATGATTTCCCTTTAATGGTAGGTAAAGAAGTAATGATTCAGGCTGAATTTAGGGAAGATTTTGGTCAAGCTTTTACTGATCATCCTAGTGACTTTACAGGTGATTTACAGGAAATTATGGAACTTTCTTTAGATAATAATCATCACCGGGCCTTATTCATTGCTACTGTAAATGCTGTTTTGCGTTCATTAAAGTTAACTAGAAAGACTATTCATTGTAAAGATGAAGAACCCAGTGAATGTGCAGCCGAGATGTTAGAGTGGCTTCAAGAAAATTGTGCAAAGACTGAGAAGATCGGAATTATTGGTTACCATCCTGCTATTGTAAAGGAGAGTAGTTTGGTTGTTGGACCAGAAAATATTAGGGTAAGTGATCTAAATCAAGAGAGAATAGGTGAAAATAAATTTGGAATTGAGATTTGGAATGGAAATGAGAGGAATGAAGAGTTGATTAAAGAAACTGATTTGATTTTGGCAACCGGTTCTTCGGTTGTTAATGATACGATTGATGATCTATTATATTTATTTGATAGATATACAAAGGATTATTATTTTTTTGGAAATACAATTGCTGGAGTTGCAACTTTACTAGATTTGCCTAGGTTATGCTTTTGTGGTAGATAAAGATTATTTCTGAACTATTAATAAGGTGGGATCTATGATGGCAATTAAAAAGGTAGCAATTGAAGAGGCAGTTGGCATGGTAATAGCTCATGATATGACTCAAATTATTCCTGAAGAATTCAAAGGGGCTAGATTTCAAAAAGGAGATGTGATTGATAGTGAGGATATATCTACTCTAAAAGATATGGGTAAGGAGCATATATATGTTCTTTCTTTAAAGGAAGGGACTATTCATGAAGATGATGCAGCTTATCGAATTGCTGAGAAAGTAGTTGATAAAAATATTAATTTATCAGAACCATCAGAAGGAAAAATTACTCTTACGGCTGAGCAAAAAGGTATTCTTAAGGTAGATAAGGATTTGCTTTTAGAGGTTAATAGTATCGATGAGATTCTTATTACTTCTAGCCATAATAATATTTTTTTACAGGCGGGAGATTCATTAGCTGGAGTAAGGATTAATCCCTTAACAATTGAAGAAAATAAGCTTCAACAATTTGAAGATATTCTTGGTAATCAGAATATTTTTAAGGTAGATCCTTTTGCTGACAGGGAAGTAGGGGTAGTAGTTACTGGAAATGAAGTTTATAATGAGCGAATTGAAGATGAATTTGTGCCGACCTTACAGAAGAAATTTAAGCGTTGGGGAGGAAAGTTATTAGATTCAATCATTGTTCCTGATGAAGTTGATCAGATCACAGAAGCACTAGCTAACTTAAAAGAATCTGGTGCGAAAATATTAATTGTGTGTGGAGGAATGTCAGTTGATCCTGATGACTTGACTCCAAAGGGAATAAGAAATACTGGAGCTGAAATTATTAAGTACGGTGTGCCAGTATTACCTGGTAATAAATTAATGTTGGCTTATTGGAATGAAATACCTATATTAGGTCTGCCGGCCTGTGTTATTTTTGAAAAGATTACTGTTTTTGATCTTATTTATCCTCGTCTTTTAGCTGATGAAGAGTTAACAAGAGAGGATTTGATAGAATTAAGTTATGGTGGATACTGTTATCATTGTGAAGAATGTCAGTTTCCTCAGTGTTCTTTTGGTAAAATTTAAATCTTTTATTAATGGGGAAGGTAATAACATATGATTTTGAGGAATGGTAAGGTAGTTGTTGATAATTCTTTACAAGAGGTTGATATAAGGATTAAAGGTAGCAAAATTGCAGATGTAAAGAGTGAATTAAACCCTAAGCGAGAAGAAAAAGTTATTGATTTAGCTGGGAAATTAGTTTTTCCAGGTATTATTGATAGTCATACTCACTTCCTGCTTAAATCTAGAGGAACAGTGACTAGTGATGATTTCTATTCTGGAACTAAAGCAGCTGCTTATGGCGGAGTTACAACTATTATTGATTATGCTGAGCAGACTGAAGAATCTATTATAGAGGGGCTACAAGAAAGAAAAAGAGAAGCACAGGGTGAGGCTGTAGTTGATTATAGTTTTCATCTTGTTATTAATAAATATTTTAATCCGGATAAACATTTAGACGAGTTATATCAACTAGGAGAATTGGGAGTTTCAAGTTTAAAGATATTTACTACCTATAAAGATATATATATGTTGGATGAGGATAAATTAGATATTTTATTTAGAGCTGCTTATGAGAATGGATTATTAGTTACGGTTCATGCTGAAGATAATGAAATAATTAAGTCACAAAAAGAAAGGTATAAAGAATCAGGTAAAATAGGTATTAGTTATCATCCTGACATAAGACCTGGACTAGTTGAAAAGAAGGCAATTCAAAGATTAAATAAGCTTAGTAAGAAAAGAGGAACAGAGCTTTATATAGTCCATTTATCTTCTAAGGAAGGATATGAAGCAATAAAGGAAGCTAAACAATCAAATCCAAATCTTTATGTTGAAACAGCACCTCATTATCTTACTTTAACTAGAAAAGAGTTAGAAAAGCCGGAGGGGAGACTAAGTTTTATGACTCCTCCTCTTAGAGAAGAAGAAGATAATCAAAAGTTGTGGCAGGGAATTATAGATAATATAATAGATGTTGTTGCGACTGATCATTGTGCTTTTAGTAAGGAACAGAAGGAGCTTGGACATCATTCGTTGGATATTCTTCCTGGCATTCCAGGGGTAGAAACAATGTTACCTTTAATTTATACTTATGGTGTGGATAATGATCGGATTTCGCTTTCTAGATTAGTAGATTTACTTTCGGTTAAACCAGCTAAGATTTTTGGACTTTATCCCCAAAAAGGTAGTTTCAAAGAAGGGACAGACGCTGATATAGTAGTATATGATCCTACAATAGAATGGGATCTAAAGGGGGAAGTTTTACATTCTAAAGCTGGTTATACTCCATATCAAGATTTATCAGTAAAGGGAAAAGCAGTGATGACTATGGTTAGGGGAGAGATTATAGTTAAGGATGATGAATTTAAAGGAAAAAAAGGTTATGGTAGTTTTCTCGAAGCTAAATTAGATAAAATTAGAAGATAGAATTGAGAGTGTTTTTAAAGGAGGGTTGATTTAATGTATAGAATACTTGACAAGGAAGTTATAGCTGTAAAAATAGTCAAGTTAAAGGTTGAAGCACCAGAGGTAGCTGCTAAAGCTAAGCCGGGACATTTTTTAATAGTTAGAGTAAATGAAAAGGCAGAGAGGATACCTTTAACAATTGCTGATTATAACCAACAAGAAGGAACGGTCACAATTATTGTGCAAGAGGTGGGTTTTAGTAGTCGTCAAATTTGCAACTTAGAAGTAGGAGAAGGCTTTTTGGATTTAGTTGGTCCCTTGGGTGAACCAATTAAGACTGAAGGTTATAATAAGGTAGTCTGTATTGGTGGAGGTTTAGGTAATGCTCCTTTATATCCTAAGGCCAAGTCTCTAAAGGAGGATGGAACAGAAGTAGTTAGTATTTTAGGAGCTCAAACAGCTGACAAATTGATTTTAGAAGAAGAATTTGATGAAATCAGTGATGAATTATATATGGCTACTGATGACGGTTCTAAAGGTCATGAAGGTTTCGTAACGGAAGTATTAGAAGATTTATTAAAGCAAGAAGATGATTTTGAATTAGCTATTGCTATTGGGCCAATGATTATGATGAAGGTTGTTTCTGAATTAACGGCTAAATATTCTTTGGAAACTATAGTCAGTTTAAATTCTTTAATGGTTGATGGAACAGGTATGTGTGGTGGCTGTCGAGTGACAGTTGGTGAAGAAACTAAATTTGCTTGTGTAGATGGTCCAGCGTTTGATGGACATTTAGTCGATTTTGATGAGCAGTTAAGAAGGCAGCAATTTTATACTGATCAGGAAGAAGAAGTTAAGCAGTGTCAACATGTTGGAGGTGAACATCAATGTCACAAGAAGGAATAAAGCATGAGATGCCTGAGCAAGATCCGATAGAACGGATCAACAATTTTGATGAAGTAGCTTTAGGTTATGATGAAGAAACGGCTATTAAAGAGGCTAAGCGTTGTTTGCAGTGTTCAAATCCAAAATGTAAAGCAGGATGTCCAGTAGAAGTGGACATTCCAGGGTTTATTCAGTTAGTAGCAGAAGGCAAATTTGAAGAAGCGGCTAAAAAAGTTAAAGAAAAGAATAATCTTCCCGCTATTTGTGGGCGAGTCTGTCCTCAAGAAGATCAATGTGAAGCAGAATGTGTAGTTGGAATCAAAGATGAACCAGTAGCTATTGGTCGATTGGAGAGATTTGTAGCTGATTATACTAGTGACAACGAAGAAGCAAAGGAAATTCAGCAGGATCAAGGTAAGGTGGCAGTTGTTGGAGCTGGGCCTTCAGGGTTAACTGCTGCAGCTGATTTGGCTAAAATGGGGTATCAAGTTACTATCTTTGAAGCTTTTCATAAGCCTGGTGGAGTCTTAACTTATGGTATTCCGGAGTTTAGATTACCGAAAGAAGTAGTTAAAAGAGAAGTGGCAAAGATTAAAGAATTAGGTGTAGAGATCAAGTTAAATCAGGTAATTGGTAAAATTAAAGGAGTAGACGAGCTATTTGAAGAAGGTTATGATGCTGTTTTTGTAGGAACAGGCGCTGGATTGCCTAAATTTTTAGGTTTAGAAGGAGAAAACTTAAATGGCGTCTATTCAGCTAATGAATTTTTGACTAGAGTTAATTTAATGAAGGCTTATAAATTTCCTGAGTATAAAACTCCAGTTTATGTTGGAGATAAAGTAGCAGTTGTTGGAGGCGGAAATGTAGCTATGGATGCTGCAAGAACTGCTTTAAGATTAGGAGCTGAGGAATCAATTATTGTCTACCGTCGAGGTAGAAAAGAGATGCCTGCTAGAGAAGAGGAGATTCATCATGCTCAACAAGAAGGAGTTCAATTTGAACTATTAAATAATCCAACTAAGATTTTAGGAGATGAGGATGGCTTCGTAACAGGGATGGAATGTATTAGGATGGAATTAGGTGAACCTGATGATTCTGGACGACGGCGTCCAATTCCGATTGAAGGTTCTGAGTTTAGAATTGATGTTGATACGGTAATTATGGCTATTGGTCAGAGTCCTAATCCAATTCTAATTAATGATACTTCCAAACTAGAGACAACGGATTGGGGGACAATTATTACTGATGAAGAAACAGGCGAGACTACTAAAGCAGGGGTTTTTGCTGGCGGAGATGTAGTAACAGGAGCTGCAACGGTAATTGAAGCTATGGGAGCAGGTAAGAAGGCTGCTAGGAGTATTGCGGAATATATAGATAATAGATAGTTGAATAGGTTATTATAATTAAATATTTTTGGCTAATAGAGGGGAGTAAAAATGGTTTCAGCTATAGTTTTAGCTGCTGGGATGTCGACTAGATTAGGCGAACCTAAACAATTACTTTCAATTGGTAAGAGAACAATTATAGAAGAGGTTATAAATAATTTATTAGCTACCGAAGTGGAGGAAGTAATAGTAGTTCTTGGTTATCAAGCAAGCCAAGTTAAGAAATTAATAGCTGGTCAAGAGGTTGAGATTTGTTATAATAAAGATTATAAATTAGGCCAAAGTACTTCTCTAAAAGAAGGGTTATCATCAATTAATGATGACTGTAGGGCAATTCTTTGCATGTTAGGGGATCAACCTTTAGTAAAAAAAGAGACCATTAATCAATTGATTAATGAGTTTGAAGCAGGGACAGAATTAATAGTAGCTCCAGAATATAAAGGACGCAGAGGTAATCCAGTAATTTTTTCGGCTGATTTAAAGTCAGAAATGTTAGAGATCAGCGGAGATCAAGGAGCTAGAGAATTAATTTACAAATATTATAATCAGATTAAATTAGTCGAAGTAGAAGATCAAGGGGTTATTTTTGATATTGATACTAAAGAAGATTATCTAAAACTATTAAATATTATAAATTAAATTTTATGATAGTAATGGGGGGGATATTTCCTGTAACTCGAGTTTGATTGAAGGGTTACAGGTTTTATTATGTATATAAAATGTTTTAGACTAAATGAAAAATAATTGATTTTAAAGTTATTAAAATAAAATTGGATATTATTTAAATCAGTTTAGTTAGATTTTGTGAAGGTATTTAGAGATTAATACTGAATTAAGGTATAATCCTTAAGATGATATTCTTTAAACAAGCAGATAATAAACTGAAAGTTGTAATTAGACTAGGTTTTAATCTGGAGAAATAAAGCTAAGTTAGATTGATTTTTGTTAAAAACTGTAGTAACATTTAGGTTAAAAATTACATATGATAACAGGGCAATAAAAGTTCTCTATTCTATAGAGATTAAAAAGGAAAACGGTGAAAATCCGTTGCTGTAGTCGCAGCTGTGACCAGTATTTTTATACATCTTCACTACGGATAGTGGGAAGGAGATGTTGTTTAAAAGCTGGAAGCCAGAAGACTTGCTATTATTGTTCGCTTCTTATACTCCGGCTTAGAGATTTTGAAGCTAACTTGCAAAGATATTAATAAGTCTATCTTAGAGATGATTTTAAGATTGGCTATTAATATAGGTTGGTGGAGCTGTCTCTTATGAGGGACAGCTTTTTATATGTTTTATTAAAAAAGGAAAAGAGGGGGAGGAAAAATGATAAGTAAAAAAGTAACTAATATAATAGGGATTATATTGGGGACATCCATAACAGCTTTAGGTATTACTTCGTTTTTATCTTATAATAATATAATTACAGGAGGATTTAGCGGTTTAGCACTTATGATTCATTATTTACTAGATTTTGAAATAGGTAAGACCCTTTTTATATTAAATTTGCCTTTCTTTATTGTAGGTGCTAAGGAATTAGGAGTTACAAGAATGATTAACTCATTAATTGCTGTTATGAGTTTGTCATTTTGGACGGATTTCTTACCACGGTTTAGTTTATACACTACTCATGATAAATTATTGGCTTCAATATTTGGAGGAGTTTTAATTGGAGTAGGATTAGGCGTTGTTTTTAGGTTTAATGGAACTACTGGTGGTACTGATATAATAGGAAAAATAATAGAAAAGCATACTCATTTTAAATTAGGGCAATGTATAGCAACCACAAATATTATAATTATAATTGCTTCAGGTATTTTATTTAATTTTGAAGTAGCTCTGTATGCTATTATAACTACTTTTACTACGGGGAAAGTAGTTGATTTTGTTCAGCAGGGCCTAAACGTATCTAAAGCTACATTCATCATTTCGGATAAACCTATAGATATAAAACATAATATATATGAAAATTTAGGAAGAGGAGTAACTTTATTAGATGGTAAAGGAGGTTTTACGGAAACTCAGAAAGAAATTATTTTATGTACTTTAAAAAGTAAAGAAGTTCCTAAATTAAAAGAGGCAGTAACTGAAATAGATAATAATGCTTTTATTATATTAACTAGTGTGCATGAAGTATTAGGCAATGGATTTATTCGGAGTAACTAAATAAGGTTTAGTTTATTTTGATTTTGGATTATAGAAAGAAGTGGTGATAGATAACTGGGTTAGCTAGAAAGGAGATTAATAATGTATCCATTAAAATTTAAATCGGTTTATAAAGAAAAAATATGGGGCGGAACAGCTTTAGCAGAAAAGTTTGATCGTGATATACCTAGTAATTCTATTGGGGAGAGTTGGGAAATAGCAGCTCGCGAGAATGGAAGTAGTAAAATTAGTAATGGAAGATTTGCAGGCAAAGAATTAATGGAAGTAATTGAAAAAGAGGGAACTAAGGTTTTGGGAACAAAAGCTAAGGATGAATATTTTCAAAAATTTCCGTTGTTAATTAAATTATTAGATGCTAATGATAAATTGTCGGTACAGGTTCATCCTGATGACGAATATGCTTTCGAACATGAAGATGGTGAGTTAGGCAAGACAGAAATGTGGTATGTTATTGATGCTCAAGAAGATGCTAAACTAATTTATGGAGTTAATCCAGAGGTCACTAAAGAGGAGTTTGCTACGGCAATTAAAGAGGGAAACTTAGAAGAAAAATTAATTAAAGTTAATGTTGAAGCAGGTGATGTACTTTATATACCAGCGGGGACGATTCATGCTATTGAGGAAGGAATATTATTGGCAGAAATACAGCGAAATTCAGATACAACTTATCGAGTATATGATTGGAATCGAGTTGGGCAAGATGGGGAATTTCGTGAATTGCATATTGAATCTGCTTTAGATGTAATAGATTTTGAAGCTAAACCGCAAACTAAAGTAACAGGCTTAGAGATTGAAGAAAAAGGAGTTACAAGAAATATTTTAGTTGCCTGTCCTTATTTTATAACAGAA
The DNA window shown above is from Sporohalobacter salinus and carries:
- the yqeC gene encoding selenium cofactor biosynthesis protein YqeC — protein: MTVVGAGGKTSTIIILVQEMISKRLLITTTTHFTEFTQFFNKEVMGADAVKIINEIDDIWQQKPKQKIVVGKERINYDSELANYKIKGISPTLVDNFKLIFSDCNILVEGDGSAGKPIKVPASYEPVVPAKTDILIPVLGMSGLGTEINDQHCHRLKQLRGLTDKNIIDQELIVKILTSVDSYGYYQKKIKNYIPILNQVSESNLSRVKKIAFDLVEKGIPKVIITNTLRPNPVLKVVQR
- a CDS encoding XdhC family protein, with the translated sequence MEQIEFYKKIEETYKQKEKALVGTITAIEGNNNFEFDPMGTKILLRQEDRLTYPANRLKLWQMIMDNIVNVDQLMDSKFPILKKVKIDSGIEVEVYFEPVLEEPRLLIFGAGHVAKPLAKVGKMVDFTVTVMDDRQDMVSRQRYPQADELVCADFDDYLRNLQIKENDYLVIVTRGHKHDYEVLKEVIDSQAKYIGMIGSSRKVKMLFRQLRDEGVGQELIDQVYAPIGVNIASETPAEIAMSIIAEIISIRREE
- a CDS encoding XdhC family protein, giving the protein MKKEIIDKIINYEGEGDYIALATVVSATGSSPRDIGTQMLVYPNGSIEGTVGGGISEAETIEQAEELMQTGKNKKCSFDMSNEEVAKVGGVCGGQVEIFIETIKVDD
- the modA gene encoding molybdate ABC transporter substrate-binding protein, which produces MIKKITWGLILVSILILLMPIGVQAQKSLFVYCGAGFKKPMQEIGELFEQEYGIRINYQFNGSGTLSNQIKTVKSGDLYMPGDIWYINKLKNIKGAKEKQGNYIYTQAPVGYHTPVVITPDNNPGNIKEFNDLDESEVEAVLGSKSAAIGRVANKILAKSGFTLNTIAKMGTVNQVAMTVAMGQGDVGIVWRANYKEFEDKLKLVKIPKEVNVVKDLAIAVLEFSSKKEKAVKFMNFVSSEKGRNIFAKYGYRTNKN
- a CDS encoding ABC transporter permease, yielding MEFNYFKVVMFTIFVIFIAFLSTVLFTPLMYVKVTTLLSVLFNNQEVYYALSLSLISSLISISLAAIISLPVGYVLARYDFIGKKLFDILLDLPIILPPLVMGLSLLILLGPVLGDQLAKLGIRFVFTPLGVVMAQFMVATPFTIRSFKTAFIEIDPNLERAAMTLGDSYFQVFRRITLPLARNGIISGITLAWARAMGEFGATVMLAGATRLKTETLPIAIFLNISTGDMDVAISISIIMIIFSVIVLGILKAFGKEAYEYRR
- a CDS encoding ATP-binding cassette domain-containing protein; translated protein: MVLEVTLEKKMEDFNISQEFTVENEILILFGPSGAGKTTILDCIAGLQSPDQGLIKLDGGCLFSTKRKIDLPPFKREISYIFQECALFPHLNVKENVSYSLDGCKGGKGYRFSIKEVLDMCQITHLQQRLPSQLSGGEKQRVALARALMKEPALLLLDEPLSALDYKLRKHLQCEIKDLHRKWQIPFIYVTHNRDEAEFLGDRILKIKQGSLKKLTVV
- a CDS encoding Rossmann-like domain-containing protein, translated to MEVITKAKQKFKDILNNNNLFNKDITIRARGLSSKEAIGNPERNDFPLMVGKEVMIQAEFREDFGQAFTDHPSDFTGDLQEIMELSLDNNHHRALFIATVNAVLRSLKLTRKTIHCKDEEPSECAAEMLEWLQENCAKTEKIGIIGYHPAIVKESSLVVGPENIRVSDLNQERIGENKFGIEIWNGNERNEELIKETDLILATGSSVVNDTIDDLLYLFDRYTKDYYFFGNTIAGVATLLDLPRLCFCGR
- a CDS encoding molybdopterin-binding protein; the protein is MAIKKVAIEEAVGMVIAHDMTQIIPEEFKGARFQKGDVIDSEDISTLKDMGKEHIYVLSLKEGTIHEDDAAYRIAEKVVDKNINLSEPSEGKITLTAEQKGILKVDKDLLLEVNSIDEILITSSHNNIFLQAGDSLAGVRINPLTIEENKLQQFEDILGNQNIFKVDPFADREVGVVVTGNEVYNERIEDEFVPTLQKKFKRWGGKLLDSIIVPDEVDQITEALANLKESGAKILIVCGGMSVDPDDLTPKGIRNTGAEIIKYGVPVLPGNKLMLAYWNEIPILGLPACVIFEKITVFDLIYPRLLADEELTREDLIELSYGGYCYHCEECQFPQCSFGKI
- the hydA gene encoding dihydropyrimidinase, encoding MILRNGKVVVDNSLQEVDIRIKGSKIADVKSELNPKREEKVIDLAGKLVFPGIIDSHTHFLLKSRGTVTSDDFYSGTKAAAYGGVTTIIDYAEQTEESIIEGLQERKREAQGEAVVDYSFHLVINKYFNPDKHLDELYQLGELGVSSLKIFTTYKDIYMLDEDKLDILFRAAYENGLLVTVHAEDNEIIKSQKERYKESGKIGISYHPDIRPGLVEKKAIQRLNKLSKKRGTELYIVHLSSKEGYEAIKEAKQSNPNLYVETAPHYLTLTRKELEKPEGRLSFMTPPLREEEDNQKLWQGIIDNIIDVVATDHCAFSKEQKELGHHSLDILPGIPGVETMLPLIYTYGVDNDRISLSRLVDLLSVKPAKIFGLYPQKGSFKEGTDADIVVYDPTIEWDLKGEVLHSKAGYTPYQDLSVKGKAVMTMVRGEIIVKDDEFKGKKGYGSFLEAKLDKIRR
- a CDS encoding sulfide/dihydroorotate dehydrogenase-like FAD/NAD-binding protein, producing MYRILDKEVIAVKIVKLKVEAPEVAAKAKPGHFLIVRVNEKAERIPLTIADYNQQEGTVTIIVQEVGFSSRQICNLEVGEGFLDLVGPLGEPIKTEGYNKVVCIGGGLGNAPLYPKAKSLKEDGTEVVSILGAQTADKLILEEEFDEISDELYMATDDGSKGHEGFVTEVLEDLLKQEDDFELAIAIGPMIMMKVVSELTAKYSLETIVSLNSLMVDGTGMCGGCRVTVGEETKFACVDGPAFDGHLVDFDEQLRRQQFYTDQEEEVKQCQHVGGEHQCHKKE